In Sulfitobacter sp. OXR-159, one DNA window encodes the following:
- a CDS encoding neutral zinc metallopeptidase — protein sequence MRLRGIGRSKNVIRRSGGAGKAGGLGLVGVLAVMAIGYFTGIDVTPLLTGQGGGQVQQSRPLSDSEDPQVDFAARVLTTTEQVWSRIFQEQLGETYTPPKLVVFENVTQSACGGASGATGPFYCPADNMAYLDTAFFRTLDQRLGAEGDFAAAYVIAHEVAHHVQNEIGVLPQVARMRQQSSQVEANALTVRLELMADCFSGIWASNVEGLMEKGDLQEALNAARMIGDDHLQRQAGQVPQPHTFTHGTSEQRARWFERGFESGEIAACDTFEADRL from the coding sequence ATGCGTTTGCGGGGAATTGGGCGGAGCAAGAATGTCATTCGCCGTAGCGGAGGCGCCGGCAAGGCTGGCGGACTTGGTCTGGTGGGCGTTCTGGCGGTTATGGCCATTGGATATTTCACCGGCATCGACGTGACCCCGCTATTGACCGGCCAAGGCGGCGGTCAGGTCCAGCAGTCCCGCCCGCTGAGCGACAGCGAAGACCCGCAAGTCGATTTCGCCGCCCGCGTGCTGACCACGACAGAACAGGTCTGGAGCCGGATTTTCCAAGAGCAACTGGGGGAAACATATACGCCGCCCAAGCTTGTCGTGTTCGAGAATGTCACCCAAAGCGCCTGTGGCGGTGCCTCCGGCGCAACCGGCCCCTTTTACTGCCCGGCGGATAACATGGCCTATCTCGACACCGCCTTTTTCCGCACGCTGGACCAGCGCCTTGGTGCAGAGGGCGATTTCGCGGCGGCCTATGTGATCGCGCATGAGGTCGCCCATCATGTGCAAAATGAGATCGGCGTCTTGCCGCAGGTGGCCCGGATGCGGCAGCAGTCCTCTCAGGTTGAGGCGAATGCCCTGACCGTGCGGCTTGAACTGATGGCTGATTGTTTTTCAGGGATCTGGGCGTCGAACGTCGAAGGGTTGATGGAGAAAGGCGACCTTCAGGAAGCTCTGAATGCGGCGCGGATGATCGGAGATGACCATTTGCAACGGCAGGCCGGTCAGGTGCCACAACCGCATACCTTTACCCATGGCACGTCAGAGCAACGTGCGCGTTGGTTCGAACGGGGCTTTGAGAGCGGCGAGATCGCGGCCTGTGATACATTTGAGGCGGATCGGCTGTAA
- a CDS encoding YidH family protein: MKDKNDLAESRTDWAEDRTILANERTFAGWMRTGMACVAVAIGLRAVFGEFEPTWVAKAVASVFIIAALYVYWAAQASAAKTQKRLSDHHANAQPNGRMKILAAILAVASTGVGAILWML, translated from the coding sequence ATGAAGGATAAAAACGATCTCGCTGAGAGCCGCACCGATTGGGCCGAGGACCGCACGATCCTGGCCAATGAGCGCACCTTTGCGGGCTGGATGCGCACCGGCATGGCCTGTGTGGCCGTGGCGATTGGTCTGCGTGCCGTCTTTGGTGAGTTTGAGCCGACATGGGTGGCCAAGGCTGTGGCCTCGGTCTTCATCATAGCCGCGCTCTATGTCTATTGGGCGGCACAGGCGTCGGCGGCGAAAACCCAAAAGCGGCTGAGCGACCATCACGCCAACGCCCAGCCCAACGGTCGCATGAAAATTCTGGCCGCGATCCTTGCGGTTGCCTCAACCGGCGTCGGCGCGATCCTCTGGATGCTCTGA
- a CDS encoding DNA polymerase III subunit gamma/tau, giving the protein MTDTSAYRVLARKYRPETFADLVGQDAMVRTLKNAFAADRIAQAFVMTGIRGTGKTTTARIIAKGMNCIGPDGNGGPTTDPCGVCEHCTAIMEGRHVDVMEMDAASNTGVANIREIIDSVHYRAASARYKVYIIDEVHMLSTGAFNALLKTLEEPPEHVKFIFATTEIRKVPVTVLSRCQRFDLRRIEPEVMIALLRKIATAEGAEITDDALALITRAAEGSARDATSLLDQAISHGAGETGAEQVRAMLGLADRGRVLDLFDMVLRGDAGAALTELSAQYADGADPMAVLRDLAEITHWVSVVKITPDAAEDPTIAPEERARGQQMAETLPMRVLTRLWQMLLKALDEVAAAPNAMMAAEMAVIRLTHVADLPSPEELVRKLQNSTPPPAPGPVGGSGGGNGAPQGSTGAQAVQHAQQRMASNPGPQGQSTTLAQDLNAALARFPTFEHVVELIRVNRDVKLLVEVETCLQLAAYQPGRIEFVPTDDAPRDLAQRLGQKLQLWTGNRWAVSLVNEGGAETIAQIRDARELALKKQAQEHPMMQAVLAQFPKARITAIRTPEDIAAAATAEALPEVEDEWDPFEDG; this is encoded by the coding sequence ATGACAGATACATCCGCCTACCGCGTTCTGGCCCGCAAATACCGGCCCGAAACCTTTGCCGATCTTGTCGGCCAAGACGCCATGGTGCGCACGCTCAAGAACGCTTTTGCCGCCGACCGGATCGCGCAGGCCTTTGTGATGACGGGCATCCGCGGCACCGGCAAGACGACCACCGCGCGGATCATCGCCAAGGGGATGAACTGCATCGGGCCGGACGGTAACGGCGGGCCAACGACTGATCCCTGCGGCGTGTGCGAACACTGCACCGCGATCATGGAAGGCCGCCACGTCGACGTGATGGAGATGGACGCGGCCTCGAACACTGGCGTCGCCAACATCCGCGAGATCATCGATTCGGTGCACTATCGCGCCGCCTCGGCCCGCTACAAAGTCTATATCATCGACGAAGTGCACATGCTTTCCACCGGCGCGTTCAACGCGCTGCTGAAGACGTTGGAAGAGCCGCCCGAACACGTCAAATTCATCTTCGCCACCACCGAGATCCGCAAGGTGCCTGTGACCGTGCTGTCGCGCTGTCAGCGCTTCGATCTGCGCCGGATTGAGCCCGAAGTGATGATTGCTCTGCTGCGCAAAATCGCCACAGCCGAGGGGGCCGAGATCACCGACGACGCGCTGGCGCTCATCACCCGCGCCGCCGAAGGCTCCGCCCGTGATGCGACCTCGCTGCTGGATCAAGCGATCAGCCACGGCGCGGGCGAAACCGGCGCCGAACAGGTGCGCGCCATGCTGGGGCTGGCCGACCGGGGCCGGGTGCTGGACCTCTTTGACATGGTGCTGCGTGGTGACGCAGGCGCGGCGCTGACGGAACTTTCCGCGCAATATGCCGATGGGGCCGACCCGATGGCGGTGCTACGCGATCTGGCCGAGATCACCCACTGGGTGTCGGTCGTTAAAATCACACCTGATGCCGCCGAAGACCCCACAATCGCCCCGGAAGAACGCGCCCGTGGCCAGCAAATGGCCGAGACCCTGCCGATGCGCGTGCTGACGCGGCTGTGGCAGATGCTGCTCAAGGCGCTGGACGAAGTCGCCGCCGCCCCCAACGCGATGATGGCCGCCGAAATGGCCGTGATCCGCCTGACCCATGTGGCCGATCTGCCTTCGCCCGAGGAACTGGTGCGCAAGCTGCAAAACAGCACGCCACCCCCGGCCCCCGGCCCCGTCGGTGGCAGCGGCGGCGGCAATGGCGCGCCCCAAGGCAGCACCGGCGCGCAGGCCGTGCAACACGCCCAGCAGCGCATGGCATCTAACCCCGGTCCACAGGGGCAGAGCACCACCTTGGCGCAAGACCTGAACGCCGCGCTGGCCCGCTTCCCGACCTTTGAACATGTGGTTGAGCTGATCCGCGTGAACCGCGATGTAAAACTGCTGGTCGAGGTCGAAACCTGCCTGCAACTGGCCGCCTATCAGCCCGGTCGCATCGAATTCGTCCCCACCGACGACGCGCCCCGCGATCTGGCGCAACGGCTGGGGCAAAAGCTGCAACTCTGGACCGGCAACCGCTGGGCGGTGTCGCTGGTCAACGAGGGCGGCGCCGAAACCATCGCACAGATCCGCGATGCGCGTGAACTTGCGCTGAAGAAACAGGCCCAAGAGCACCCGATGATGCAGGCCGTGTTGGCACAGTTCCCCAAGGCCCGCATCACCGCGATCCGCACCCCCGAAGACATCGCCGCCGCCGCCACGGCAGAGGCGCTGCCAGAGGTCGAAGACGAATGGGATCCGTTCGAGGACGGTTGA
- a CDS encoding YbaB/EbfC family nucleoid-associated protein, whose protein sequence is MLKGLGGLGDMAGMMKKAQEMQGKMAELQEEMHNITVQGESGAGLVKATCSAKGELKGLDIDPSIFNKDEKEVVEDLILAAIKDAQSKASERAQAEMSKLTEGMGLPAGMKLPF, encoded by the coding sequence ATGCTCAAGGGATTAGGCGGCCTCGGCGATATGGCCGGGATGATGAAAAAAGCTCAGGAAATGCAGGGCAAAATGGCCGAACTGCAAGAGGAGATGCACAATATCACCGTTCAGGGTGAATCCGGTGCGGGCCTCGTCAAAGCGACCTGTAGCGCCAAGGGTGAGTTGAAGGGTCTCGATATCGACCCGTCGATCTTTAACAAAGACGAGAAAGAAGTCGTCGAAGACCTGATCCTTGCCGCCATCAAAGACGCGCAGAGTAAAGCCTCTGAACGTGCGCAGGCCGAGATGAGCAAGCTGACCGAAGGCATGGGCCTGCCCGCAGGTATGAAACTGCCCTTCTAA
- the recR gene encoding recombination mediator RecR has translation MSSTRDIDALIELMAKLPGLGPRSARRAVLHLIRKRALLLTPLSDLMQTVAATARECLNCGNVGTADVCDICTSEKRANGELCVVEDVADLWAMERSGVFKGRYHVLGGTLSALDAIGPQELRIPRLVDRIDTEGVSEVILALNATIDGQTTAHYIADQLEGRVRLTSLAQGVPIGGELDYLDDGTITAAMQARKSI, from the coding sequence TTGAGCTCTACCCGCGACATCGACGCTTTGATCGAGCTGATGGCGAAACTGCCCGGCCTTGGCCCCCGCTCGGCCCGGCGCGCGGTGCTGCACCTGATCCGCAAACGCGCGCTGTTGCTGACGCCCCTGTCCGACCTGATGCAGACCGTCGCCGCCACGGCGCGCGAATGCCTGAACTGCGGCAACGTGGGCACCGCTGATGTCTGCGACATCTGCACCTCTGAAAAACGCGCCAATGGCGAGCTTTGCGTGGTCGAGGATGTGGCTGACCTTTGGGCGATGGAACGGTCCGGCGTGTTCAAGGGCCGCTATCATGTGCTGGGCGGCACGCTCTCGGCGCTGGATGCCATCGGCCCGCAGGAATTGCGTATCCCGCGTCTGGTGGACCGGATCGACACCGAAGGCGTGAGCGAGGTGATCCTCGCGCTCAACGCCACGATCGACGGGCAGACCACGGCGCATTACATCGCGGATCAGTTGGAGGGCCGGGTGCGGCTCACCTCCCTCGCTCAAGGGGTGCCGATTGGCGGGGAGTTGGATTACCTCGACGACGGGACGATCACCGCCGCAATGCAGGCGCGTAAGTCGATTTAA
- a CDS encoding type III PLP-dependent enzyme, translated as MTMNATVPGALRTASTAFADPAAAYIAANSFDKPTLVISRDRVAAQYDALHKGLGEAHIHYAVKANPAPEIIRLLVKKGSGFDAASRAEIELCLGQGAKPENISFGNTIKRASDIAFAHSAGVTLFAADSEAELDKIAAHAPGARVYLRLIVENSMADWPLSRKFGCAGSALPALLNHAVAVGLVPFGLSFHVGSQTRKAEFWNPVLDQVAPLWHAARADGHDLQLLNLGGGFPAFYGESIEAPRAYAAAVMRAVKARFGDVPQVMAEPGRGLVAEAGHIAAEVMLVSRKSADDLHRWVYLDIGRFSGLAETEGEAIRYQIVTPHDGEETGPCVLAGPSCDSADILYEKRPIHLPLALRDGDKVMIRACGAYTSSYSSVGFNGFPPLDVIVL; from the coding sequence ATGACCATGAACGCTACAGTCCCCGGTGCCCTGCGCACCGCATCCACTGCATTCGCCGATCCGGCTGCCGCCTATATCGCTGCCAACAGCTTTGACAAACCAACGCTGGTGATCAGCCGCGACCGTGTCGCCGCGCAATATGACGCGCTGCACAAGGGGCTGGGCGAGGCGCATATCCACTACGCGGTGAAGGCAAACCCGGCGCCGGAAATCATCCGTCTGCTGGTCAAAAAGGGCTCTGGCTTTGACGCGGCCTCGCGGGCAGAGATTGAGCTTTGCCTCGGCCAAGGTGCGAAACCGGAAAACATCTCCTTCGGCAACACCATCAAACGCGCCTCCGACATCGCTTTTGCGCATTCCGCAGGCGTGACCCTGTTCGCAGCCGACAGCGAAGCCGAACTCGACAAAATCGCCGCCCATGCACCGGGCGCGCGGGTCTACCTGCGCTTGATCGTTGAAAACTCCATGGCAGACTGGCCGCTTAGCCGCAAATTCGGCTGTGCCGGTTCCGCGCTGCCTGCGCTGCTGAACCACGCGGTTGCCGTGGGCCTCGTGCCCTTCGGCCTGTCCTTCCACGTCGGCTCGCAGACCCGAAAGGCGGAGTTCTGGAACCCGGTGTTGGATCAGGTCGCGCCGCTGTGGCATGCCGCCCGCGCAGATGGCCATGACCTGCAACTGCTGAACCTCGGCGGCGGCTTTCCAGCCTTTTACGGCGAGAGCATCGAAGCGCCCCGCGCCTATGCTGCCGCTGTGATGCGCGCCGTCAAAGCCCGCTTTGGCGACGTGCCGCAAGTGATGGCAGAGCCGGGCCGTGGTCTGGTGGCCGAGGCCGGTCACATCGCCGCCGAAGTCATGTTGGTGAGCCGTAAGTCCGCGGATGATCTGCACCGTTGGGTCTATCTGGATATCGGTCGTTTCTCGGGTCTGGCGGAAACTGAAGGCGAAGCGATTCGCTATCAGATCGTCACCCCGCACGACGGCGAAGAGACCGGACCCTGCGTTTTGGCTGGCCCGTCCTGCGATTCGGCGGACATTCTTTACGAAAAACGACCGATTCATCTGCCTTTGGCCCTGCGCGATGGCGATAAAGTGATGATTCGCGCTTGCGGAGCCTACACAAGCTCTTACAGTTCGGTTGGGTTCAATGGATTTCCGCCGCTTGATGTGATCGTGCTCTGA
- a CDS encoding endonuclease/exonuclease/phosphatase family protein translates to MDLETALDWMIWGLAGLLILCSLLPLSKLPFGAIRGLAFPREQFLGLALLLAAAFALVQGPTTTYGMIGIALMLGVAALQALYITKFTPIWRKQSLAASPELRRETDRHFSLLAANVKKSNRDYGKLIALVEARVPDIFMAIEVDQDWIDALDAGLGKNYEHRIEVPLDNGYGLCVMSKLPLSEVEVRELVTRDVPSIRARVHLPMGEDFRLYVVHPEPPVIEHDTKGRDSEIAMVGIEAEKDPLPAVVTGDLNDVAWSTTTRRFQRLSALLDPRVGRGMYNTFSATMPWMRWPLDHLFHDPQFRLLEMDRLDKIGSDHFPMWFVLALARTEAAESDPEETDPEEEQETKDMIKEERKRDRDPIGSDWEDEEA, encoded by the coding sequence ATGGATTTGGAAACGGCATTGGACTGGATGATCTGGGGGCTGGCAGGGCTACTGATACTGTGCAGCCTGCTGCCGCTGAGCAAGCTGCCTTTCGGGGCGATCCGGGGGCTGGCCTTTCCACGTGAGCAATTCCTTGGTCTGGCGCTGCTGCTGGCCGCCGCCTTTGCGCTGGTCCAAGGGCCGACAACGACTTACGGCATGATTGGCATCGCACTCATGCTGGGCGTGGCAGCGCTTCAGGCGCTTTATATCACCAAGTTCACCCCAATTTGGCGCAAGCAATCGCTCGCCGCTTCGCCCGAGCTGCGCCGCGAGACGGACCGCCATTTCAGCCTGCTGGCGGCTAACGTCAAGAAATCCAACCGGGACTATGGCAAGCTCATCGCCCTCGTTGAGGCGCGGGTGCCGGATATCTTCATGGCCATCGAAGTGGATCAGGATTGGATTGATGCGCTGGATGCCGGGCTGGGCAAGAACTACGAGCACCGCATCGAGGTGCCGCTCGACAATGGCTACGGGCTTTGCGTGATGTCGAAACTGCCGCTGTCGGAGGTCGAGGTGCGGGAGTTGGTGACGCGCGACGTGCCGTCGATCCGCGCCCGGGTGCATTTGCCGATGGGGGAGGATTTCCGCCTCTATGTCGTGCACCCCGAACCGCCTGTGATCGAACATGACACCAAGGGGCGCGACAGCGAGATTGCGATGGTCGGTATCGAGGCCGAGAAAGATCCGCTGCCCGCCGTTGTTACCGGTGATCTGAACGATGTAGCTTGGTCCACGACGACGCGGCGCTTCCAACGGCTCTCTGCCCTGCTGGACCCGCGCGTGGGGCGCGGCATGTATAACACCTTTAGCGCGACGATGCCGTGGATGCGCTGGCCGCTCGATCACCTGTTCCACGACCCGCAGTTCCGCCTGCTTGAGATGGACCGACTTGATAAGATCGGGTCGGATCACTTCCCCATGTGGTTTGTCTTGGCGTTGGCCCGGACCGAAGCCGCCGAAAGTGACCCCGAAGAAACCGATCCAGAAGAGGAGCAAGAAACCAAAGATATGATCAAAGAAGAACGCAAAAGAGACCGCGACCCCATCGGTAGTGACTGGGAAGATGAGGAAGCCTAA
- a CDS encoding DUF1013 domain-containing protein, with translation MAKPIMAKATAVWLVDNTTISFKQIADFVGMHELEVQGIADGDVAQGVKGFDPVANNQLTQEEIDAAQDNPLHKLKLKFNAAAEGEEKRRGPRYTPLSKRQDRPASILWLVKFHPELSDGQVSKLVGTTKPTIQAIRERTHWNISNIQPIDPVALGLCKQSELDAAVQKAAAKKAAAGEVMNDDERRKLVSTEQSLGMDNEPKIPTAIEGLETFTLSGNSTDDEEEDDHSKGDYSDADSFFSLPESTDEDDEDEDKAKG, from the coding sequence ATGGCAAAACCGATTATGGCCAAAGCCACCGCCGTCTGGCTCGTGGACAACACCACCATCAGCTTCAAGCAGATCGCTGATTTCGTCGGCATGCATGAATTGGAAGTGCAGGGCATCGCCGATGGCGACGTGGCGCAGGGCGTGAAGGGTTTTGATCCGGTTGCCAACAACCAGCTCACTCAAGAAGAGATCGACGCGGCGCAGGACAATCCGCTGCACAAGCTGAAGCTCAAGTTCAACGCCGCCGCCGAGGGCGAAGAGAAACGTCGCGGCCCGCGCTATACCCCGCTCAGCAAACGTCAGGACCGTCCGGCGTCGATCTTGTGGTTGGTCAAGTTCCACCCCGAGCTTAGCGATGGTCAGGTCAGCAAACTGGTGGGTACCACCAAGCCGACAATCCAAGCGATTCGTGAGCGCACGCACTGGAACATTTCCAATATCCAGCCGATCGACCCGGTTGCCTTGGGCCTGTGTAAGCAGTCCGAGCTTGACGCCGCCGTGCAAAAGGCCGCCGCGAAAAAGGCCGCTGCGGGCGAAGTGATGAACGACGACGAGCGCCGCAAGCTGGTGTCGACTGAGCAGAGCCTCGGCATGGACAACGAGCCCAAAATCCCCACGGCCATCGAAGGTCTGGAGACCTTCACCCTCTCCGGCAACAGCACGGACGACGAAGAGGAAGATGATCATTCCAAGGGCGATTACTCCGACGCCGACAGCTTCTTCTCGCTGCCAGAGAGCACCGATGAAGACGACGAGGATGAAGACAAGGCCAAGGGCTAA
- a CDS encoding ribonuclease T2 has translation MRPLRACLLILGLLAPAPSLAEGERSGEFDYYVMSLSWSPNWCELTGDARQSPQCDADKDHGWTLHGLWPQFTRGYPSYCQSGQRPPNRAQTGAMADIMGTGGLAWHQWKKHGSCSGLDSADYFALSREAYARINRPEVFRKLDRAVSLPASVVEEAFLKANPDLTAQGITITCKQGHIQEARICLSRSLEFIPCGPDVRRDCTLDNALFTPLR, from the coding sequence ATGCGGCCACTGCGCGCCTGTCTGCTGATCCTCGGGCTGCTTGCCCCCGCCCCCTCTCTGGCCGAGGGGGAGCGTTCGGGTGAATTCGACTATTACGTCATGTCCCTGTCATGGTCGCCCAATTGGTGCGAATTGACCGGCGACGCGCGGCAGTCTCCGCAATGCGATGCGGATAAGGACCACGGCTGGACCCTGCATGGGCTTTGGCCACAATTCACGCGCGGGTATCCGTCCTATTGCCAAAGCGGCCAGCGCCCGCCCAACCGCGCACAGACCGGGGCAATGGCCGATATCATGGGCACCGGGGGCTTGGCATGGCATCAATGGAAGAAACACGGCTCTTGCAGCGGGCTGGATTCGGCGGATTATTTTGCCCTCTCACGAGAGGCCTACGCCCGCATCAACCGCCCCGAGGTCTTTCGCAAGCTCGACCGCGCCGTTTCCCTGCCCGCCTCCGTGGTAGAGGAGGCATTCCTCAAGGCGAACCCCGACCTGACCGCACAGGGGATCACCATCACCTGCAAGCAAGGCCACATCCAAGAGGCGCGCATCTGTCTGTCTCGCAGTCTTGAGTTCATCCCCTGCGGGCCAGACGTTCGGCGGGACTGTACGCTTGATAACGCCCTGTTCACCCCTCTGCGCTAA
- a CDS encoding NAD(P)H-quinone oxidoreductase: MTETMRAIEITEPGGPDVLQGTTRPRPQPKHGQVIIKVAYAGVNRPDALQRAGKYAPPATASDLPGLEASGEVVEVGPGVTTLAPGDLVCALLPGGGYAEYVATPAAHCLPIPEGMGLKEAACLPETFFTVWSNLFMRGGLKAGEKVLIHGGSSGIGTTAIQLARILGARVFVTAGTDSKCSACMKLGAEVAINYRDTDFVDVLQAEGGADVILDMVGGSYINRNLKALAEDGRLVQIAFLQGAKQEVNFVTLMTRRLTMTGSTLRPQSDLAKARIAEELLQNVWPLLEQGRVAPVMDSTYDLSEANDAHRRMEASGHIGKIVLKVGGALDAEADQ; this comes from the coding sequence ATGACAGAGACCATGCGTGCAATCGAAATCACCGAACCCGGCGGTCCGGACGTTCTTCAGGGCACCACCCGCCCGCGGCCCCAACCGAAACATGGGCAGGTCATCATCAAGGTCGCCTATGCCGGGGTGAACCGCCCCGATGCGCTGCAACGTGCGGGCAAATATGCGCCGCCGGCCACCGCCAGCGATCTGCCGGGACTGGAGGCCTCGGGCGAGGTGGTCGAGGTCGGCCCCGGCGTGACGACACTGGCACCGGGGGATCTGGTCTGCGCCCTGCTGCCCGGCGGCGGCTATGCCGAATATGTGGCCACCCCCGCCGCGCATTGCCTGCCGATCCCCGAAGGCATGGGGCTGAAAGAAGCGGCCTGCCTGCCCGAGACGTTCTTTACCGTCTGGTCCAACCTCTTCATGCGGGGCGGGCTTAAGGCTGGGGAGAAAGTGCTGATCCACGGCGGATCTTCCGGCATCGGCACCACGGCGATCCAACTGGCGCGCATTTTGGGTGCGCGGGTGTTTGTGACCGCGGGCACGGATAGCAAATGCTCGGCCTGCATGAAGCTGGGGGCCGAAGTGGCGATCAACTATCGGGATACGGATTTCGTTGACGTGCTGCAGGCCGAGGGCGGCGCGGATGTGATTCTCGATATGGTCGGGGGCAGCTATATCAACCGCAACCTGAAGGCTTTGGCCGAAGATGGCAGGCTGGTGCAGATCGCTTTCCTGCAGGGCGCCAAACAGGAGGTGAACTTTGTCACGCTGATGACCCGCCGCCTGACCATGACCGGATCGACCCTGCGCCCGCAAAGCGATCTGGCCAAGGCGCGGATTGCAGAGGAGCTTTTGCAAAACGTCTGGCCCCTGTTGGAGCAGGGCCGCGTCGCCCCGGTGATGGACAGCACCTATGACCTGTCCGAGGCGAATGACGCGCACCGCCGGATGGAGGCCAGCGGCCATATCGGCAAGATCGTTCTAAAGGTCGGTGGCGCGCTGGACGCCGAGGCAGACCAATAA
- a CDS encoding AMP-binding protein: MRAQGNFRWHQDARLFAGQSEVPRAPEGQRDSFRALPATPTFDALTALTTAISQQAPFCLSDRPLPDDIACPPGAFLTLTGGASGQPKAVRRSQTSWIASFDVNAYRFALSSGDSVAVLGHLSHSLSLYAVLEALHLGLDAHVLADQSPRRQSVCVAEAGATILYATPTQLRLLARGAAAPLPSLRLVLCGGGALDAATRAVVKGLCPEAAVPVFYGAAETSFITLADAHTPEGSVGRPYPGVNLRLLDRAGRPTSDVGEIWVRSPYLFDGYALGSSTDTRWQDGFVTVGEIGELDADGHLWIKGRRQRMVQIADQMVFPEAVETVIAAHTRLPCAVLPREDALRGQHLVAVVETAAKELSAEEIIANCRAALGTLAAPRRVFFNSDLPLLPSGKIDLNALSNWLEGQI, encoded by the coding sequence ATGCGCGCGCAAGGCAATTTCAGATGGCATCAGGACGCGCGGCTTTTCGCGGGACAATCGGAAGTGCCCCGCGCGCCCGAAGGCCAGCGCGACAGCTTCCGCGCCCTGCCCGCAACCCCGACCTTCGACGCGCTGACGGCCCTTACCACAGCGATCAGCCAGCAGGCCCCCTTTTGCCTCAGCGACCGCCCTCTGCCCGATGACATCGCCTGCCCGCCCGGCGCATTCCTTACCCTCACCGGCGGCGCGTCCGGCCAGCCCAAGGCCGTGCGCCGCAGCCAAACCTCTTGGATCGCCAGCTTTGACGTGAATGCCTACCGCTTTGCGCTGAGCAGTGGCGATAGCGTTGCTGTGCTGGGCCATCTCAGCCACTCCCTGTCGCTCTATGCCGTGCTGGAGGCGCTGCACCTCGGCCTTGACGCGCATGTCTTGGCGGATCAATCTCCCCGGAGACAGTCGGTATGTGTTGCCGAGGCGGGGGCGACGATCCTCTATGCCACGCCGACGCAATTGCGGCTGCTCGCGCGGGGTGCAGCCGCGCCACTGCCTTCGCTGCGTCTGGTTCTTTGTGGCGGCGGCGCGCTCGACGCGGCCACGCGGGCGGTGGTCAAAGGGCTCTGCCCCGAGGCTGCGGTGCCTGTCTTCTATGGCGCGGCCGAGACGAGCTTTATCACTCTGGCCGATGCGCATACCCCCGAAGGGTCCGTCGGCCGCCCCTACCCCGGCGTCAATCTCCGCCTTTTGGATAGGGCGGGGCGGCCCACCTCTGATGTGGGCGAGATTTGGGTGCGCAGCCCCTACCTTTTCGACGGTTACGCTTTGGGAAGCAGCACCGACACCCGTTGGCAGGATGGGTTTGTGACGGTGGGTGAAATAGGCGAATTGGATGCCGACGGGCATCTGTGGATCAAAGGACGGCGACAACGGATGGTGCAGATCGCCGACCAAATGGTCTTCCCCGAAGCGGTGGAGACGGTGATCGCCGCGCATACACGCCTGCCCTGCGCGGTTCTGCCCCGCGAAGACGCACTGCGGGGGCAGCATCTGGTTGCGGTGGTTGAAACTGCCGCAAAAGAACTGTCCGCCGAAGAGATCATCGCCAATTGCCGCGCAGCACTTGGCACGCTGGCCGCCCCGCGTCGCGTCTTTTTTAACTCTGATCTGCCACTGCTCCCCTCGGGCAAGATCGACCTTAACGCCCTCTCCAACTGGCTGGAGGGTCAAATATGA